The following proteins are co-located in the Meleagris gallopavo isolate NT-WF06-2002-E0010 breed Aviagen turkey brand Nicholas breeding stock chromosome 13, Turkey_5.1, whole genome shotgun sequence genome:
- the LOC100547382 gene encoding WW domain-containing oxidoreductase-like — translation MVMTDVPKSMPRHLEEKTQWEHPKSGKRKRVAGGLPYGWEQETDESGQVYFVDHINKRTTYLDPRLAFTVEDNPVKPPTRQKYDGNSTAMEILQGRDLSGKVIIITGANSGIGRLPLHIQ, via the exons atggtGATGACAGATGTGCCCAAAAGCATGCCACG tcacctggaagaaaaaacacagtggGAACATCCTAAGTCTGGGAAGAGGAAACGTGTTGCTGGAG gTCTGCCATATGGATGGGAGCAGGAGACTGATGAAAGTGGACAGGTCTATTTCGTAGA CCACATAAACAAAAGAACTACCTATCTGGATCCAAGATTGGCCTTTACAGTTGAAGATAATCCAGTAAAGCCACCTACTAGACAAAAATATGATGGAAACAGTACTGCAATGGAAATACTTCAGGGTCGTGACTTGAGTGGAAAAGTGATTATAATCACAGGAGCAAATTCAGGAATAGGTAGGTTACCATTACATATACAGTAA